Proteins encoded within one genomic window of Deltaproteobacteria bacterium:
- a CDS encoding lytic transglycosylase domain-containing protein — MRSTVPFLVTLALCGLLPPTPLWAEASCPDLQPTVPPWARRAPVKSGSLPVSKGLARRVAFWEEVWGERGDDDVAIVDQRRPWVVHAWVDCSDVAEEACTARTRERLAAVRRGLEKTWRKNPGRLVQRLGSHALARSASWNLRLVRGRADALDRAYERGEAHLAELEGIFAHEGVPASLARLAVVESLFRPDSRSRAGAVGAYQFVRATAREHLSVEGAIDERTDPIRAGWAAARYLRRLGDRFDRWDVAVTAYNAGPTRVARMLRHQQVRGLAPLVASPSDPAFGFDAQNYYAQIVAVARVSRDWSLRPARRPPRHLRLARPVGLKHLARCVGRHPTRLAQANPALQGAILRGKQLVPRGYVLALPPRKGPKLAMAAEIDEG; from the coding sequence ATGCGGTCTACCGTCCCCTTCCTGGTCACCCTGGCCCTCTGCGGTCTCCTCCCGCCCACGCCCCTGTGGGCCGAGGCGAGCTGCCCGGACCTGCAGCCCACCGTGCCCCCCTGGGCCCGGCGCGCCCCGGTGAAGAGCGGGAGCCTGCCGGTGAGCAAGGGCCTGGCCCGGCGGGTCGCCTTCTGGGAAGAGGTCTGGGGCGAGCGCGGGGACGACGACGTCGCCATCGTCGATCAGCGGCGCCCCTGGGTGGTCCACGCCTGGGTCGACTGCAGCGACGTCGCCGAGGAGGCCTGCACCGCTCGCACCCGTGAGCGCCTCGCCGCGGTCCGGCGTGGCCTGGAGAAGACCTGGCGCAAGAACCCCGGGCGCCTCGTCCAGCGCCTCGGGAGCCACGCCCTGGCCCGCTCCGCCAGCTGGAACCTGCGCCTCGTGCGCGGCCGCGCCGACGCCCTCGACCGGGCCTACGAGCGCGGGGAGGCGCACCTCGCCGAGCTCGAGGGCATCTTCGCCCACGAGGGCGTTCCGGCCTCCCTCGCGCGGCTGGCCGTGGTCGAGTCCCTCTTCCGCCCGGACAGCCGCAGCCGCGCCGGGGCGGTGGGGGCCTACCAGTTCGTGCGCGCCACCGCCCGCGAGCACCTCTCGGTCGAAGGCGCCATCGACGAGCGCACCGATCCGATCCGCGCCGGCTGGGCGGCCGCCCGCTACCTGCGCCGCCTCGGCGATCGCTTCGACCGCTGGGACGTGGCGGTCACCGCCTACAACGCCGGACCCACCCGGGTGGCGCGGATGCTGCGGCACCAGCAGGTGCGGGGCCTCGCCCCGCTGGTCGCGAGCCCCTCGGATCCCGCCTTCGGCTTCGACGCCCAGAACTACTACGCCCAGATCGTGGCGGTCGCCCGGGTCTCCCGGGACTGGAGCCTGCGGCCGGCGCGGCGCCCGCCCCGGCACCTCCGCCTCGCCAGGCCGGTGGGCCTGAAGCACCTCGCCCGCTGCGTCGGCCGCCACCCCACCCGGCTGGCCCAGGCGAACCCCGCCCTGCAGGGCGCCATCCTCCGGGGCAAGCAGCTGGTGCCGCGGGGCTACGTCCTCGCCCTGCCGCCGCGCAAGGGCCCGAAGCTGGCGATGGCAGCCGAGATCGACGAGGGCTAG